A region of the Dysgonomonas mossii genome:
GTCTTTTTGAGTTACCAACTCCTTAAAATCTTCAGGTAATAAAGTTAATGAATTTTCTTTTTCTACCGATTGTACCAACGAAAGCTCGATAATTGGCTCAGGATAATAACTGCTTAATGTCCCTGCAAACTTATTCGCTGCAGCCGTACTCAAATACCAAACAGCCATAAGCAGCGATGCAAATCGGAGTGGAGCCAGCTTGTTTACCATTGATAATCCTATTGGCGATAAGCATAACTCTCCGAAGGTATGTATAACATAGAGGCTGATAAGCCATAGCATACTTACTTTTACTCCCGGAGCGAGCCCTTTTACTCCAAATGCGATAATCAAATATCCTAATGCTAATAAAAATAAGCCGATAGCTTGCTTAATAGGTGATGCCGGCTCTTTTCCTCGTTTGCCCAGCTTTGTCCATAAAAACACAAACACAGGAGCAAAAACAATGATGGAAAGAGCATTTATTGCCTGAAAGTAGGATGTAGGAACAGTCCAGTTGAATAGTTGAATATGTCTTTCGGTCTGTTCTTCGGCAAAATAGGTAAGAGATGCTCCTGCCTGTTCGAAGGCAGCCCAGAAGAAAATTACGAAAAAAGCGATGATATATATTACCCAGATACGTGACTGTTCTATTTTTGTAAGTGAAGAGTCTGAAATAATATATCCGGGTGCTGCGACAGCTATAGAGAAAATGATAGCTCCGATAATATCTGTTTCGAGAACAGAATAGAGCAGGAAGAATAATAAAATCCACACCATCCCCCAGATTATTATCTGTCTTGCATTCCCTTTTTTGTTTTTTGTTTCAGAGAAGTCAGATTCTTTTACCTTTGTCTTCAGTAGGTCTTTGTTGTTTGGAATCACCCCGATGGCTTGTCCTGATGGAGTTACCAGATATTTATTCTTGAAAAAGATGAAAACTACGATACCTAAAAGCATGCCTAT
Encoded here:
- a CDS encoding peptide MFS transporter; protein product: MNSETELAASAKGHPKGIYLIFATEMWERFSYYGMRALFSLYMLKALLFDKAYSGQIYGSYTGLVYLTPLIGGYIADRYWGNRRSIIVGASLMAIGQFLLFLSGSFLESIDIATMLMFSGLGFLILGNGFFKPNMSSMVGQLYEPGDSRKDSAYTIFYMGVNVGSFFAPLVCGFFGDTGHPSDFKWGFLAGCIGMLLGIVVFIFFKNKYLVTPSGQAIGVIPNNKDLLKTKVKESDFSETKNKKGNARQIIIWGMVWILLFFLLYSVLETDIIGAIIFSIAVAAPGYIISDSSLTKIEQSRIWVIYIIAFFVIFFWAAFEQAGASLTYFAEEQTERHIQLFNWTVPTSYFQAINALSIIVFAPVFVFLWTKLGKRGKEPASPIKQAIGLFLLALGYLIIAFGVKGLAPGVKVSMLWLISLYVIHTFGELCLSPIGLSMVNKLAPLRFASLLMAVWYLSTAAANKFAGTLSSYYPEPIIELSLVQSVEKENSLTLLPEDFKELVTQKDGTAVIPFDRITFSKIENQNLKTEVQQSLEKQQLENPKTFIGYQISNLYDFFMLFVFMAGAASVILFFLSRRLLKMMHGIK